A genomic segment from Gossypium hirsutum isolate 1008001.06 chromosome D04, Gossypium_hirsutum_v2.1, whole genome shotgun sequence encodes:
- the LOC107959723 gene encoding uncharacterized protein, with protein MEDYTLSIPLLATPAGALTTTIAPTSCATKKDDENGVFSSGSSIIYRLLLVILIGTISIWANHEASKGFKVTIINAAAKESPAGRRFDLFYVSNDEATRIILSTSAVVENILYADQSEDQTKKPVHHVVLQLAAGDNLTATKVSVDTSRSKEPVYVISLSPSIMEESNVKYSVISTIQRAMARIWLWDGKSRAPPWLIAGMEEYIWMQAGFGHHDKETALHSRSKFRPEQFCSVLSQVCSKSSKLRPGLKMNISAICGDHWKWEKTGGVCREEDDKNPKIVALALGYIEQKHKGYVQGLNQILRDGWD; from the coding sequence ATGGAGGATTACACCCTTTCCATACCTCTCCTAGCTACCCCCGCCGGCGCTCTCACCACCACCATTGCCCCTACCAGCTGCGCAACCaaaaaagatgatgaaaatgggGTTTTCTCATCGGGTTCCAGTATTATTTACCGTCTTCTTTTGGTAATTCTCATCGGAACAATCTCCATATGGGCAAACCACGAAGCATCAAAAGGATTCAAGGTAACCATAATTAATGCCGCCGCCAAAGAATCTCCGGCAGGGCGACGGTTTGATCTCTTTTACGTATCAAACGATGAAGCCACTCGGATCATCTTGAGCACAAGCGCCGTGGTCGAGAACATTCTTTATGCAGATCAGTCCGAAGACCAAACAAAGAAGCCAGTTCACCATGTCGTTCTTCAGCTGGCTGCCGGCGACAACCTGACAGCGACCAAAGTCAGTGTGGACACAAGCAGAAGCAAAGAACCAGTTTATGTCATCAGTTTAAGTCCATCAATAATGGAGGAAAGTAATGTCAAGTACAGTGTCATATCAACCATACAACGTGCCATGGCTCGGATATGGCTCTGGGATGGCAAGTCCAGGGCTCCACCTTGGCTCATAGCTGGCATGGAAGAGTATATATGGATGCAGGCTGGATTTGGCCACCATGATAAAGAAACAGCACTACATTCAAGATCAAAATTCAGACCAGAACAGTTTTGTTCAGTTCTTTCTCAGGTATGTTCCAAATCAAGTAAGTTGAGGCCTGGGTTGAAGATGAACATTAGTGCCATTTGTGGCGATCATTGGAAATGGGaaaaaacaggtggagtttgcagggaagaagatgataagaACCCAAAGATTGTGGCACTGGCTTTGGGTTACATTGAGCAGAAACACAAAGGGTATGTTCAAGGATTGAATCAGATTCTAAGAGATGGATGGGATTGA